One genomic window of Corticium candelabrum chromosome 9, ooCorCand1.1, whole genome shotgun sequence includes the following:
- the LOC134184724 gene encoding piggyBac transposable element-derived protein 3-like yields MTSTPVSTATAASASNSFSTTASLMSQSPPTATSLPSTRTTVNVITKSKNTKFFVNNKSPVTYNCFYEMSQTPPTATTSLPSTRTTMSQSPPTATTSLPSTTTTAVQPAVGPSFQVHATRPARGARQQAVAQPPAAAPAPAPAPAPAQLSTMDPVDTYELEWERADSLLPIPGYSGPQPGTTFQDPGCTELSIFSKIFDNEVWQMMVDYTNLYADVFRTAEPDKHKDKWTPLSVGELQCYFGMVIAMGIAKCPRIDYYWQQRYPTTCQVGVQAVMPRNRFQAISRYFHISDRTQEPARGTKEYDKLYKVREFHDLLATKHQPLYNIGPQITIDEAMIPFKGRIGFRQYMKDKPTKWGIKVWTLSDAKTGYVYRSLVYTGKSLTETQHGLLGNRVVCGLLLGFENTGVNLYTDNFYSNPELYLHLQERNIFSSGTIRQNRKGFPRALHMTKREENRTEMGTIDWTVSSPLLCVTWKDKRLVRVISTIHLSKKTTHGVKCDEAEGVIPPSWIALSQFEIIMYT; encoded by the exons ATGACAAGTACACCAGTTTCTACAGCTACGGCTGCTTCTGCTTCTAACAGTTTTTCCACTACTGCTTCTCTG ATGTCACAATCTCCACCAACCGCTACAAGTCTTCCGTCAACTAGAACAACTGTTA ATGTCATTACGAAGTCGAAGAACACCAAGTTTTTTGTCAACAACAAGTCTCCCGTCACCTACAACTGCTTCTACG AGATGTCACAAACTCCACCAACCGCTACAACAAGTCTTCCATCAACTAGAACAACT ATGTCACAATCTCCACCAACCGCTACAACAAGTCTTCCGTCTACTACAACTACAGCTGTTCAACCAGCCGTCGGCCCTTCCTTCCAAGTCCATGCTACCAGACCTGCAAGAGGTGCCAGGCAGCAAGCTGTTGCTCAACCACCAGCAGCAGCTCCAGCTCCAGCTCCAGCGCCAGCTCCAGCTCAATTGTCCACAATGGACCCTGTTGACACTTACGAGCTGGAATGGGAAAGAGCTGACAGCTTGCTGCCTATTCCTGGGTATAGTGGTCCCCAACCCGGAACAACTTTCCAAGACCCCGGCTGCACAGAGCTGTCCATTTTCAGCAAGATCTTTGATAACGAAGTCTGGCAGATGATGGTTGACTACACAAACCTGTACGCAGATGTTTTCCGTACCGCTGagccagacaaacataaagacaaatggacacCTCTGTCAGTCGGGGAGTTACAATGCTACTTTGGAATGGTTATAGCAATGGGGATCGCTAAATGTCCGAGAATCGATTATTACTGGCAACAAAGGTACCCGACCACCTGCCAGGTAGGAGTACAGGCAGTCATGCCAAGAAATCGATTCCAGGCTATATCTAG ATACTTCCATATCTCGGACAGAACTCAGGAACCGGCACGTGGAACAAAAGAATATGACAAGCTCTACAAAGTGAGAGAGTTCCACGATCTTCTTGCAACAAAACATCAGCCCCTATACAACATCGGCCCTCAAATTACCATCGACGAAGCCATGATTCCT TTCAAAGGAAGGATTGGCTTTCGCCAATACATGAAAGATAAGCCAACAAAATGGGGCATAAAGGTTTGGACCCTCAGTGATGCTAAAACCGGCTACGTCTACCGTAGTCTCGTATACACCGGGAAAAGCCTCACTGAGACACAGCATGGTCTCCTCGGCAACCGGGTTGTCTGTGGACTGTTACTCGGTTTTGAAAATACAG GTGTGAACCTGTACACCGACAATTTCTACAGCAACCCGGAGTTATACCTGCATCTGCAAGAACGCAACATCTTTTCTTCCGGAACCATCAGGCAGAACAGGAAAGGGTTTCCGCGAGCCCTTCATATGACGAAACGCGAGGAGAATCGCACAGAAATGGGGACAATTGACTGGACAGTCTCATCTCCACTTCTGTGCGTTACATGGAAGGACAAACGATTGGTGCGAGTTATCTCCACTATCCATCTCTCCAAGAAAACAACACATGGTGTCAAGTGCGACGAAGCAGAGGGCGTAATCCCACCTTCTTGGATTGCCCTGTCGCAATTCGAGATTATAATGTATACATGA